The Pochonia chlamydosporia 170 chromosome Unknown PCv3seq00008, whole genome shotgun sequence sequence CAACACTACGGCCCATGTTGAACCTCCTTTTATATGGCACCATCCACACCAGGGCTCGGCCCAATGATCCAGAACTCAGAACAATTACCGTGGATTCCGAGTGTCAGTAACTGCGAAATACTTCTTCTGGGGTCACCAAACACGAAACTTTGGGAGTACCGGCACCCATTGCTGCGCTAGCTGACGATGTGTAGTGCGTTGAGGTGGTGCGTTTGTGTGAACTAGGATTCATGATTTATCCACACCTCCTTATGGCCGTTAGTCAATGAACTCACATCGAAATGTGACGGGAAGGGATTTGACAGTGAGCTTTCGGATATTGTAGGGCTTGGCATATGCGTTCGAATGTCAACTATTCGAGCGATGGTTTTACGTTGATTTTGACGTAGACTCTGGGGATACAGGTGTGTCTGATTGAACTATGCGGATCATAAATTATGGATTTGTGTAATCGAGAAGCCGAGGACTAGCAACCTCGTAGAAagtgacaatgacattgTCAACCAACTACCTATCTGGGGTGACCTACCATACACGGTGGCCTCGCTATTCTTCACGTACTGCCCATTGCTAATTTCTATCATACGAGTGAATATCTGCTTAAGCGAAAGGTCTGCTTTCCTTTCAATGCTGGAAGTCGACGCCGGAGTCGCGAGTACCCAATCAACAATCATCGGAGACTGTTTCCGCATTCGAAGCCTCCCACTCTGCAGGGGCAAGCATGGAATGAGTTGGAACAAGCAATTCATATTAATGGCTCCTATTGACACGGAGTTTCGAGGCCGAGATCGAGTCCATAGGATCCTGGCGTCGTGGCAACAAGTATCCGTCGCATTACTGTGATGCGGACCAACAGCCGAAAACGCCAAATTCCAGATCAATCCGTGAGTAAAGCTATTGGACCGAAAGCGAGAGCTGTCCGGCCACTTCTTCCATTTGCTGTATTTTGTCGGATACAACTCCACGACCCGAGAAACTCCACGACGTTTGTTTCGAACAGGCGGTGAGGTGTCATGCAGCTGGACGTGGCGTTTGGTGGTCGCAACGCCTCCTTgaccaaaacaaaagaagaaaagcagTTTGAGCTCGCTTGCTGCAAGTGACTGTACTGGTACTTTGATGGACCCAATCCGCTGTTGAGACTCCCGGAGTGGTGAGTTCTCTTCAGTAATAAGTAGCATCTGTGTCCAACGCCATCTGCGTTAACAATATTTCATGTCTCGCTTTTTCTTTGACTCGACGCAATGTTTCAAActgtcatgtctggtcatttGGTATGAAAGAAATTTGACCTGTAGGACATCTTATGTAGCAGCATTGAACATTTCTCCCGTACACAGACACCGTCTTATTCATGTCCGTTGACACCCGCCATGCGTTCACGGGTTAGTACGTACATTAGCCAATCTGGATGTACTTACAGATCTTTACCGCTAGTGTGTCTGAGATCTCACTGCCTAGGCAGGACTAGCTAAGATCTGAGGCTGAGGGCGCTCAAGCACCGAGAATTTGGTGATTTCAAAAGAATGTTACCATAACTGTAAGCCTTGAAGCGAGTGATCTGCTTCGCCATATTCACAGGAAgagcatcaaatgtctgatGTTAGAACTGTATGATTACAGTCTGTAGACAAAAGTGGCTGCCTAATTGAAGTATACAGTGGCACATTCTGATGCACTTCAACTTTTAACGGGATGCGTAATACTTTTGGATTTGGTTGAGTACCTTGGACCTCTCAGCGTACATGCAATCATCTTGGATGCCAATCTGGAGTTTCACCAAGAACTTACTTGCCTCCTCAAAATCTAGAGACGGTTGGCAAGGAAGAGCTTCATTTGACCTCTGCATAAACGTCCAGCGCGTCATGTAACCGTCCAAAAACACCCTCATGCCAGCCTTTTACCTCCTCCCACTCCGTCGCCGGCAGACTTCGCTGTGCCATGCGCAGCCAAGCACCAACAATGAAATCAGCATAGCTAACCTGTTGACCGAGCAAAAATGGTCCGTTGGAATCCCTGAGAAACAGCTTCGCCAGGCTCCCCAGCGCCTGGCGGAACGAGACCATGGCCTTCTCACGCGCTTCCCCTGTCACAGAGAAGTCATCCCAAGAGTTGACTCCGGCGCGACGGACAAACTCCGCCTTGACCTCATCAGCCGTGGCTGGATCAAGGGGCATACCCTGACACATCAGCATGGTATGGGTGGTAAAGGCAGTATCTACGTTCGAATTGAAGCGGGCATAGTCTTCAAACTCGCCCTTGCCGCGCTTGGAAAGCGGTATAAGCAGCTCGGCGTCTAGAGAGAAGGTATAATCGAGCTTCTGGGCCGGGAACAGGTCTCCGCCCTTATCAGGATACGTTCGCTGCAGGTAGACGGCTATGTCAAACGAGTCGCCGACCGTAGAGCCAGTGGCCGGATCTCGTATTATAGGGAGAGTGTAGAAATCAGTGCCATCTGCGAATTTCCGTCCTGCCGGCTCGCCAAGCTTCTGTCGCACTTTAGAGACGTCGGGCAATCTCACCCATGACGTCGAGTACGGGACGCCTTTGAAGTTGAGCGCAAAGCGGCTCTTCCAGGGGTTTGGAGCGCAGCATGACTCCTCCACGGGTGGTCTTTGGGCAATATCATACAGAGTAATGACGTCAGACGAGAATTTAGTTGTCGCCATTATCAAGCGATCGATGAATGAATATGATGTTgaatggagatgatggccCCGTGTGGCTGATGTTGCAGTTCTGGTGGCGGCAAATGAGTCGCTGGTTGGGCGAAGAGGGCTTGCGGACCAGTCTACCTCTCAGCCAAGTTTGTTACGAGAAAGTATTAGCTCCCAGTCGCTGCTTCGAGAGCGAGGCTTTATGTATTTGGCTCGTTGCAGGAATGGTTACACTCGTCTAGTTGCCCGCTAAAACGAAATGGATCAACGCTGCTCCATAATGACGAAGTAAAATTTCCGGTTTGCCCTCATCGTTCCGTGCCGAGCCGCTCTTTACCGAATTGGGAACCACTTGTGTTGTCGGATCTGAAACTGGCTTTACCAGTGTCAGCTGTGTGTCTTGTTGTCTCAGGGGTGGGCCAAGTTGGCTTTGCTCTACTGAAGATATTCAAGGTTAGTCGAGAAACGCCGGAAGAATCTGTCAGGAAAGAATGCAGTTAAGAACAAGCAAGTTTTTGATTAGAATCTACTTTTTTCTCACCTTGAGGAGATTCTGCTCTCGATGTTTCGTGTGGAGAGGACTTGTGGTCAGAGGGAAAACGGGAGACTTCCATCATTGTTGGGGCTCATACCGAACAGGAGGGACATTTCACCTTCTGTTCAACTCGTTCTCGTAACGTATGACACCAGTGAACACATTTAGACCAGCAAACTGTTGAAGATTTCCACATGTTGGTAAAAGAACCGCATCGAATGCTTACATATCCAACGTGAGCCCAGCCACAGGCTCAGGAGTCTCCAACCCATGCCGATAGCAGCTCCGCTATTTGACCGGTGATTCCCTAGCCATTCAATTGTTTGTTTTTCCTTCACAAACCTTGTGAATATGATTCTGCAAGCACTTGACTGTATCTGTGGTGTTGttcaaaaagcaacaaaatcaCAGCCCAGTTGCCGCCATCGACCCTGAAGATCATTTCCGTTCACTTTACAAAGACAAGGGATGAAAGCAGA is a genomic window containing:
- a CDS encoding glutathione S-transferase/chloride channel (similar to Metarhizium robertsii ARSEF 23 XP_007817181.1) → MATTKFSSDVITLYDIAQRPPVEESCCAPNPWKSRFALNFKGVPYSTSWVRLPDVSKVRQKLGEPAGRKFADGTDFYTLPIIRDPATGSTVGDSFDIAVYLQRTYPDKGGDLFPAQKLDYTFSLDAELLIPLSKRGKGEFEDYARFNSNVDTAFTTHTMLMCQGMPLDPATADEVKAEFVRRAGVNSWDDFSVTGEAREKAMVSFRQALGSLAKLFLRDSNGPFLLGQQVSYADFIVGAWLRMAQRSLPATEWEEVKGWHEGVFGRLHDALDVYAEVK